In Rhodospirillaceae bacterium, the genomic window ATCGACAACCTTTTAATTCTGCATGACGACTGGGGCTACTGCCAGCCGTGTCTGTCGCCGGTCTGGGATACAGGTCTTGGCGCGTTAGCGATGCAGGAAGCCGGCGTCACCCACGACGATGAGCGCCTGCGTAAAGCCTGCGAGTGGTTGGTCAACCGACAGATCACCGAAGTTGAAGGCGACTGGACTGCCAACCGTGGTAATATCCGCCCTGGCGGCTGGGCGTTCCAATATTGGAACGACTATTACCCTGATGTTGATGACACGGCAGTCGTGGTGATGGCACTGCATCGCGCTGATCCTGAAAAATATAAGGACGCCATTGACCGTGGTACGGAATGGATCATCGGCATGCAGTCCAAAAATGGTGGCTGGGGTGCCTTCGATGCGGACAACGAACATTACTTCTTACAGAACATCCCGTTCGCCGATCATGGCGCGTTGCTGGACCCACCAACAGCAGATGTGAGTGCGCGCTGCATCTGCATGCTGGCGCAATTGGGCTATGACAAAAATCACCCGGTGGTTAAAAAAGCTCTTAAGTATCTTCGCGCTGAACAGGAAGACAACGGCTCCTGGTTCGGACGCTGGGGCAATAACTATGTGTACGGGACTTGGTCGGTATTGAACGCCTATTGCGCACTCGGCAAAGACATGTCGGCACCGCACATCCAAAAAGCCAAAGACTGGTTGATCTCTTGCCAGCGGCCCGATGGCGGCTGGGGCGAAGACTGCGCCACTTATTGGCAGCACCGCCGCGATGAAGTTAAGACCAGCACGCCGTCACAAACATCCTGGGCAATGTTGGGCCTGATGGCGGTCGGCGAAGTCGACAATGACGCCGTGCACCGCGGTGTTGAATATCTACTGGAAGCACCGCGCAACGGCAAATGGGTCGAAGAATATTTCAACGCCGTCGGCTTCCCGCGGATCTTCTATCTCCGCTACCACGGATACAGTGGCTATTTCCCGCTGTGGACCCTGGCACGCTACCGCAATCTGATGGACAGCAACGATAAGTTCCCTAAGTTTGGGATGTAATTGACGGGTTTGGTTTCTCCCGTTCTCTCCTCTTTTCGTTTCGCCCAATCAAATATAAATAGTTTTGTTGATCGTCGACCATATATGTAAGATTGAGGCGAAATTTTAGATGAGCACATTCCTAATTGCAGTGGGGAAAAATGCGTTTCTTAGTGTTAGCAGTTTTCATAATTTTCTCATTTGGCCAGCAAGCGATCTCAGCGGAGTCGGTTGTTCTGGTAACGCCGGTGAATTCCGTCGACACAGTGACGAGCGAGGTCATCCTAAGAGAAGCCTACCGTCGTATCGGAATAAATCTGGTCATAAAAAAGTATCCAGCCGAACGCGCCCTTAAAC contains:
- the shc gene encoding squalene--hopene cyclase: MEDQQAEDGSWSFELEADVTIPAEYILLNHFLGTIDDEIEAKLAEYIRRTQGSHGGWPLYHDGDLNMSASVKAYLALKLTGEDPEAPHMTWALNAIRNHGGAERVNVFTLFALALFGQVPWSAVPVMRVEAMLLPKWALFHIDKVSYWSRTVMVPLLVLAALRPEAKNPRNVDIKELFLTPPDEVKTFLTNPTGSWLGRVMLGVDKLARYVEPFVPQSWQQKGIDKALVFIEERLNGEDGLGGIFPAMANALMMYDTLGHDKNDEKCKIIRKSIDNLLILHDDWGYCQPCLSPVWDTGLGALAMQEAGVTHDDERLRKACEWLVNRQITEVEGDWTANRGNIRPGGWAFQYWNDYYPDVDDTAVVVMALHRADPEKYKDAIDRGTEWIIGMQSKNGGWGAFDADNEHYFLQNIPFADHGALLDPPTADVSARCICMLAQLGYDKNHPVVKKALKYLRAEQEDNGSWFGRWGNNYVYGTWSVLNAYCALGKDMSAPHIQKAKDWLISCQRPDGGWGEDCATYWQHRRDEVKTSTPSQTSWAMLGLMAVGEVDNDAVHRGVEYLLEAPRNGKWVEEYFNAVGFPRIFYLRYHGYSGYFPLWTLARYRNLMDSNDKFPKFGM